A stretch of the Archangium violaceum genome encodes the following:
- a CDS encoding spore photoproduct lyase family protein, whose protein sequence is MNLDLFPPEAPASGPLDRLLKVSRIYLEPDVERFTRGRDILARFPDAERVEVRSHWNIPGLFGNEGNAEAWNRIKGSTLVLGVKKSMSFEANGRSADFIPPSAANGCVMSCAYCYVPRHKGYANPVTVFVNIEQLTAAIRRHAGKLGPKTEPNTVDPRYWVYDIGCNSDCSADAGLSDNVRDLVRLFTTLPNAMGSFATKLVNRELLAYAPRGKTRIRFSLMPHTKAKLLDVRTSPIAERIAAIDDFVAAGYEVHLNFSPVVVTDGWQAEYDALFQQVDDGIGDKAKEQLAAEVIFLTHNERLHEVNLRWHPKAEELLWRPDLQEAKVSQGGGANVRYRTGFKGRLVEEFKQLLARRMPYCRVRYAF, encoded by the coding sequence ATGAACCTCGACCTGTTTCCCCCAGAAGCACCGGCCTCCGGTCCACTTGACCGGCTGCTGAAGGTGTCCCGCATCTACCTGGAGCCCGACGTCGAGCGCTTCACGCGCGGTCGCGACATCCTCGCGCGCTTCCCCGACGCCGAGCGCGTGGAGGTGCGCTCCCACTGGAACATCCCCGGCCTCTTCGGCAACGAGGGCAACGCCGAGGCGTGGAACCGCATCAAGGGCAGCACCCTCGTACTGGGTGTGAAGAAGTCCATGAGCTTCGAGGCGAATGGACGCAGCGCCGACTTCATCCCCCCCTCGGCGGCCAACGGCTGCGTCATGAGCTGCGCCTACTGCTACGTGCCGCGACACAAGGGGTACGCCAACCCCGTCACCGTCTTCGTCAACATCGAGCAGCTAACGGCCGCCATCCGCCGCCACGCCGGGAAGCTCGGGCCCAAGACGGAGCCCAACACGGTGGACCCGCGCTACTGGGTGTATGACATCGGCTGCAACAGCGACTGCTCGGCCGACGCGGGCCTCAGTGACAACGTGAGGGACCTGGTGCGGCTCTTCACCACGCTGCCCAACGCCATGGGCTCGTTCGCCACCAAGCTGGTGAACCGCGAGCTGCTCGCGTACGCGCCCCGGGGCAAGACGCGCATCCGCTTCAGCCTCATGCCACACACGAAGGCGAAGCTGCTCGACGTGCGCACCAGCCCCATCGCCGAGCGCATCGCCGCCATCGACGACTTCGTGGCCGCCGGCTACGAGGTGCACCTCAACTTCTCGCCCGTGGTCGTCACCGACGGCTGGCAGGCCGAGTACGACGCGCTCTTCCAGCAGGTGGATGACGGCATCGGCGACAAGGCGAAGGAGCAGCTCGCCGCCGAGGTCATCTTCCTCACCCACAACGAGCGCCTGCACGAGGTGAACCTGCGCTGGCACCCCAAGGCCGAGGAGCTGCTGTGGCGGCCGGACCTCCAGGAGGCCAAGGTGTCCCAGGGCGGCGGCGCCAACGTGCGCTACCGCACGGGCTTCAAGGGCAGGCTCGTCGAGGAGTTCAAGCAGCTGCTCGCCCGGCGCATGCCGTACTGCCGCGTGCGCTATGCGTTCTGA
- a CDS encoding methyl-accepting chemotaxis protein translates to MDIFLRSPAVQENYHEHLLTRGPVRLRQLAIIALVASPVLFGLDLLYVMAVKGGEMHLGELALARLPWMLVPLVVWTSRGLLSLTALPRVMFWATALYAIGNEWTFYQIGTAGSGYHAVMVFLNVLTGPSVLPVGRWARFGFYGLLALAHLVFDAWLSSASLASMVMMDITLLLGTLAVGFLLEALHSGHRRQFHLRRDMLRALRELEASRGKVVETGRTLAGSAQVLSSTIAEMSQQASHVRTAALRIATASEQMASAAGALFRHSRASATQAEEAQRYTGEVDTLISGMETSLSAIGQAVGRSAQSVQKLEESSERIHGFVETIQEMAAATNMLALNAGIEAARAGDHGRGFAVVAKEVGKLAEESGRSSARIGEVVGGVTRQMTDTLQAVGHIRETTERFTPVLESARTTLRSIREIVLQNQKLMEKSSGEAERQAEQTTHISQGCATLLELVDTYAQMGTDVAATALQLGKMAEELRKLLPEEERTAKP, encoded by the coding sequence ATGGACATCTTCCTCCGCTCTCCCGCAGTCCAGGAGAACTACCACGAGCACCTGTTGACGCGCGGGCCGGTCCGGCTGCGCCAGTTGGCGATCATCGCGCTGGTGGCCTCGCCGGTGCTGTTTGGCTTGGACCTGCTGTACGTGATGGCGGTGAAGGGGGGCGAGATGCACCTGGGCGAGCTCGCGCTGGCGCGGCTGCCCTGGATGCTGGTGCCGCTGGTGGTGTGGACGTCGCGGGGGCTGTTGAGCCTGACGGCGCTGCCCAGGGTGATGTTCTGGGCCACGGCGCTGTACGCCATCGGCAACGAGTGGACCTTCTACCAGATTGGGACGGCGGGCTCGGGCTACCACGCGGTGATGGTGTTCCTGAACGTGCTCACGGGGCCGTCGGTGCTGCCGGTGGGCCGGTGGGCGCGCTTCGGCTTCTACGGGCTGCTGGCGTTGGCGCACCTGGTGTTCGACGCGTGGCTGTCGAGCGCGTCGCTGGCGAGCATGGTGATGATGGACATCACCCTGCTGCTGGGGACGTTGGCGGTGGGCTTCCTGCTGGAGGCGTTGCACAGCGGGCACCGGCGGCAGTTCCACTTGAGGCGGGACATGCTGCGCGCGCTGCGCGAGCTGGAGGCGTCGCGGGGCAAGGTGGTGGAGACGGGGCGGACGCTGGCGGGCTCGGCGCAGGTGCTCTCGTCGACCATCGCGGAGATGTCGCAGCAGGCGTCGCACGTGCGCACGGCGGCGCTGCGGATCGCCACGGCGAGCGAGCAGATGGCGAGCGCGGCGGGGGCGCTGTTCCGGCACTCGCGGGCGAGCGCCACGCAGGCCGAGGAGGCGCAGCGCTACACGGGCGAGGTGGACACGCTCATCAGCGGGATGGAGACGAGCCTGTCGGCGATTGGCCAGGCGGTGGGGCGCAGCGCGCAGAGCGTGCAGAAGCTGGAGGAGAGCTCCGAGCGCATCCACGGCTTCGTGGAGACCATCCAGGAGATGGCGGCGGCGACGAACATGCTGGCGCTCAACGCGGGAATCGAAGCGGCGCGAGCGGGGGACCACGGGCGGGGCTTCGCTGTGGTGGCGAAGGAAGTGGGCAAGCTGGCCGAGGAGTCGGGGCGCAGCTCGGCGCGGATTGGCGAGGTGGTGGGCGGGGTGACGCGGCAGATGACGGACACGCTGCAGGCGGTGGGGCACATCCGCGAGACGACGGAGCGCTTCACCCCGGTGCTGGAGTCGGCGCGCACGACGCTGCGCTCCATCCGCGAAATCGTGTTGCAGAACCAGAAGCTGATGGAGAAGAGCTCGGGAGAGGCGGAGCGTCAGGCGGAGCAGACGACGCACATCTCCCAGGGCTGCGCGACGTTGCTGGAGCTGGTGGACACGTACGCGCAGATGGGCACGGACGTGGCGGCCACGGCGCTGCAGCTCGGGAAGATGGCGGAGGAGCTGCGCAAGCTCCTGCCCGAGGAGGAGCGGACCGCGAAGCCCTGA
- a CDS encoding L,D-transpeptidase family protein encodes MTRLLFLWGLLAAFTVRAQDRVAEARRAKERVVADTFAAAGVSWPPGELYVRAFKQERELEVWAGERGRPLRKVRTFPFCAASGDVGPKRREGDAQVPEGFYTLDRFNPRSQFHLSLRVSYPNAADQKRGPPPLGGNIYIHGDCVSIGCIALQDGPIEELYLMVWEARARMKRDVPIHIFPSRLDARGLAALEKHPRATPELLAFWRALEPGWRLFEETRRPPRVSVDPRTGTYSVKPGR; translated from the coding sequence ATGACGAGACTGCTCTTCCTCTGGGGATTGCTGGCGGCGTTCACGGTCCGGGCACAGGACAGGGTGGCGGAGGCGCGCCGGGCGAAGGAGCGCGTGGTGGCGGACACCTTCGCGGCGGCGGGTGTCTCCTGGCCGCCCGGCGAGCTCTATGTCCGGGCCTTCAAGCAGGAGCGGGAGCTGGAGGTCTGGGCGGGCGAGAGGGGCCGGCCCCTGCGCAAGGTGAGGACGTTCCCCTTCTGCGCGGCCTCGGGGGACGTGGGCCCCAAGCGGCGCGAGGGGGATGCACAGGTCCCCGAGGGCTTCTACACGCTGGACCGGTTCAACCCGCGCAGCCAGTTCCACCTGTCCCTGCGCGTGAGCTACCCGAACGCCGCGGACCAGAAGCGGGGCCCGCCGCCGCTGGGCGGTAACATCTACATCCATGGCGACTGCGTGAGCATCGGCTGCATCGCCCTCCAGGACGGTCCCATCGAGGAGCTGTACCTGATGGTGTGGGAGGCGCGGGCGCGGATGAAGCGGGACGTGCCCATCCACATCTTCCCCAGCCGGCTGGACGCGCGGGGCCTGGCCGCGCTGGAGAAGCACCCGAGGGCCACGCCGGAGCTCCTCGCCTTCTGGCGCGCTCTGGAGCCGGGCTGGCGCCTCTTCGAGGAGACGCGGCGTCCGCCCCGGGTGTCCGTGGACCCGAGGACGGGCACCTATTCCGTCAAACCCGGGCGGTAA
- a CDS encoding aldo/keto reductase produces the protein MEKHVFGSTGVAVPVLGQGTWQMEEDDRAGAIRALQVGLDLGLTHVDTAELYGYGEVEELVAEALAGRRHEVFLVSKVMPNNATYEGTLQACERSLKRLGTDWLDCYLLHWPGPHPLEDTLRAFERLRTDGKIRSWGVSNFDVDDLEEALAIAGPGRIACNQVLYHLRERYIEHRVLPWCERHGVALVGYSPFGSGDFPEPDSADGRVLAEVARAHGATPRQVALAFLSRKRPLFTIPKASHEAHTRDNAAAARMRLTAEELARLDAAFPPGPAQRDLPVV, from the coding sequence ATGGAGAAGCACGTCTTCGGTTCCACGGGGGTAGCGGTGCCGGTGCTCGGGCAGGGCACCTGGCAGATGGAAGAGGATGACCGGGCGGGTGCCATCCGGGCGCTCCAGGTGGGGTTGGACCTGGGGTTGACGCACGTGGACACGGCGGAGCTGTACGGCTACGGCGAGGTGGAGGAACTGGTGGCCGAGGCGCTCGCCGGGCGGCGCCACGAGGTGTTCCTGGTGTCCAAGGTGATGCCCAACAACGCCACCTACGAGGGCACCCTCCAGGCCTGCGAGCGCAGCTTGAAGCGGCTGGGGACGGATTGGCTGGACTGCTACCTGCTGCACTGGCCGGGGCCGCACCCGCTGGAGGACACCCTGCGCGCCTTCGAGCGGCTGCGGACGGATGGGAAGATCCGCTCCTGGGGGGTGAGCAACTTCGACGTGGACGACCTGGAGGAGGCGCTGGCCATCGCCGGGCCGGGACGCATCGCGTGCAACCAGGTGCTCTACCACTTGAGGGAGCGGTACATCGAGCACCGGGTGCTGCCGTGGTGCGAGCGGCACGGGGTGGCGCTGGTGGGCTACAGCCCGTTCGGCAGCGGCGACTTCCCGGAGCCCGACAGCGCGGACGGGCGGGTGCTTGCGGAGGTGGCGCGGGCGCACGGGGCCACGCCGCGTCAGGTGGCGCTCGCCTTCCTGTCGAGGAAGCGCCCGCTCTTCACCATCCCCAAGGCCAGCCACGAGGCGCACACCCGAGACAACGCGGCGGCGGCCCGGATGCGGCTGACGGCGGAGGAGCTGGCCCGGCTGGACGCCGCCTTTCCCCCGGGTCCGGCGCAGCGGGATCTGCCCGTCGTGTAG